TCGAGCACTCCCACCATAATGATGCATTGATGATCTCCATCCAGGTCACCAATGCTCAAGTAAAAAGGGTGATGGTCGACGCCGGGAGCTTCGCCGACGTtctttacttcgacgccttcaGAAGGCTAGGCTTGACCGAGGGAGATCTCACTCCCATGGTGTCAGCACTCACAGGATTCACGGGGGATTCTATATCCCTGCTCGGGACTATGGCCCTCCCTGTCACCATTGGGGAGAAACCGAGAGTGAAGACAATGATACCCACGTTTATGGTGGTCAATTTGCCCTCGGCTGACAACATCATCCTCGGTCGACCGACGCTGAACAAGTTAAAGGTGGTGGTTTCCACTTACCACCGGGCCATTAAGTTTCTGACCTCGGTGGGGATCGGGGAGGCCCGAAGCGACCCGGGGGAGTCAAGGCGGTGCTATCTCACGGCGGTTATTCTCCTGGGAAAATTGCACCCCGCTTAGGTCCCCGACCCCCGTGAAGGACCCAAAGCACTAGTGCCGCTGGAGCCTCCCGAACGGCTCGCCGAGGTGCCCCTAAAAAAGAGCCAACCTGACTAGACCGTCAAGGTCAGAATTACACTCCCCGAAGTAGACTAGCTCCACCTCATCGACTTTCTGAGGAGGaacgctgttaggactctagttagaagagtcctaattgagagggacattcatgtaaaacctacctaagctgacccctattaaagagatgaagaggccggctagggttaggaggttttttcttagagaagaattaggagttgtaagggaataggagtcttgagtaggagtcctattaggagttggttagaagtaagagtcttaagtaggagttctattaggagttagagtttagaagccctataaatagccatatattcctcctcttttcttaagcaatagatgaatcttttctgcagcctttgagcagcaacttggaggggggaacccctatagagttccaaggaggccgatcctctaaagagatcaaccccaagtttagaatctgtaagggttctaccacctggtatcagagcagcgttcttggcgtctcgctacccttccatagccatccatcagccctccacagctgcccaaagcaattctcacaattgcttaaaagatcgtcgccaaatttcgccatcatctccatcaccgcggatcatcccgtgaattgtaacaggttctggtttcctaccttactgctgctgcaatttagttatccctatccgaaaatccaaaaaaaaaaaaaaattgttcctatattgctgcataaacttttcgtcacaaagttttcatctctacaacgaaagatacattgcagaatttcagccgcataacactatttgtttgatcttgatactatattttctctattatataaactaagatattactgtcaattccctcctcaaatctctcaaatttttggtggagatttcgtcgaaaaaccgttgtttcttcgatgataattctgctcttacaagacaacacaattctgcagcaaactttcactgatttctatcaaacctttgctgtcatccaCCATAGATcgtaaactttcatccacagccctaaaactccaccaaaccataccctcaaactgcacccaaaaaagccataaaataaatctaaaccgcagcctacatctaccaatccactaaccctttcaaccatcacttctctcaacctattcatgcctttaacccgtcaacaaaagagagatcttaacatcacagatttggagtcatatactatggcatctgaggaggcaatcaatgctaaatttgaagcctttgaggcatgaatggaggataagattcggactcttcttaccgaattcagtttgggccgaccaccaagcccgaagaaatcacatcaaggagagagctctaaccaatcacatcatgcccaaagagatgacttccaagagaggggaggctctatgaccgaccccaactatttgcgcatgagagtggacttccctagatgggaagaaggagacccaagtggttggatctcgcgcgcggagcgatattttcggtaccataaaactgcggatgcatccatggtggaaattgcagctatacatcttgaaggggatgtcatacaatggtttgactggtttgaatacacttatggagtcctttcatggtgataattcaaagaaggactactgatccgcttcggaccaacttattacgagaacattgacggacaactagcaaagatctgataaacctccaccattcaggagtaccaaaccaggtttgaaaggttatctaatcaaactcgtgattggtctgaaaaatagctattggggacctttattgagggcttaaaaccggagatccggggagaagttaaggcgcgacaaccatacacgcttatggcagccatctctttcacatgacttcaagaggagcgattgaaccatgaagcccggaggactaggatcactcctagacctacaatactaaagccctcagccccccctactatcaaccgagtccctgcactgaaaagattaacaagagaagaacttcgggagcgatctgcgaaggggttatgttggcattgcgacgagccgtggagccacgagcatcgctgtagaaaagggagacttcttatgattgaaccagtagaagaagagatcattgaacatctagaagagagccttgaatatgaaataaaagatatggaagaagagccacaaccgaccgacattacggtacacgcactagccggctactcaaactcgcaaacgatgaaagttggaggccttctcaaacaacagctgattactgttctcatcgacacgagcagcactaataactt
The window above is part of the Musa acuminata AAA Group cultivar baxijiao chromosome BXJ2-6, Cavendish_Baxijiao_AAA, whole genome shotgun sequence genome. Proteins encoded here:
- the LOC135613930 gene encoding uncharacterized protein LOC135613930, encoding MALYGTSDALMCWAFPTTLRGLARAWFNRLRRSSRPPQTLSQGTPGSDTLHPKEPVERQIDIISGGPATGGNSSTTRKAYTSSTIEKHPRPDLEPEITFRAGEVEHSHHNDALMISIQVTNAQVKRVMVDAGSFADVLYFDAFRRLGLTEGDLTPMVSALTGFTGDSISLLGTMALPVTIGEKPRVKTMIPTFMVVNLPSADNIILGRPTLNKLKVVVSTYHRAIKFLTSVGIGEARSDPGESRRCYLTAVILLGKLHPA